The following proteins come from a genomic window of Gynuella sunshinyii YC6258:
- a CDS encoding agmatine deiminase family protein, translating to MSLLPEWAPQDAIQLSWPHPNSAWKPWLKTAWKLYATLCQHISQYQKVLISCDPSLDIEEITDLLQEHNTKLENILLKSVPTNDVWARDHGPITVRKNDQLRILDFSFNAWGGKYAYDKDNLINRNLNEQGAYAAALEQVALVLEGGSIEYDGHGTLMTTSNCLLNPNRNPTLSKQQIAHQLTDHFDLKQIIWLENGHLEGDDTDAHIDTLARFGPDNSLIYVQCLDHADVHFEPLRRMEDELKQLKDADNQPYRLFPLPMASAIHAENGQRLPATYANFLITNHQVLVPIYGQPEDQQALDVMRQAFPGYEIVGVNCQVLIEQYGSLHCITMQLPKGTLRS from the coding sequence ATGTCCTTATTACCTGAATGGGCTCCTCAGGATGCAATTCAATTATCCTGGCCACACCCCAACAGCGCCTGGAAACCATGGCTTAAAACCGCCTGGAAACTTTACGCCACGCTATGTCAGCACATTAGCCAATACCAGAAGGTACTCATTTCCTGTGACCCCAGTCTCGATATCGAGGAAATCACGGACCTATTGCAAGAACACAATACGAAGCTGGAAAATATTCTGCTGAAAAGTGTTCCTACGAATGACGTCTGGGCCCGCGATCATGGTCCGATTACAGTTCGCAAAAATGACCAACTCAGAATACTGGACTTCAGCTTTAATGCCTGGGGTGGCAAATATGCTTACGATAAGGACAACCTGATCAATCGTAATCTGAATGAACAAGGTGCATATGCGGCCGCCCTGGAACAGGTTGCCCTGGTTTTGGAAGGCGGCAGCATTGAGTATGATGGTCACGGAACACTGATGACTACTTCAAACTGCCTATTGAATCCCAACCGAAATCCAACACTCAGCAAACAACAAATAGCCCATCAGCTAACCGACCACTTTGACCTTAAGCAGATCATCTGGCTGGAGAATGGTCACCTGGAAGGTGACGATACCGATGCACATATAGATACACTTGCACGTTTCGGCCCTGACAATTCGTTAATCTATGTTCAGTGTCTCGATCATGCAGATGTACATTTTGAACCATTACGCAGGATGGAAGACGAGCTTAAACAACTCAAAGACGCCGACAACCAACCCTATCGCTTGTTCCCGCTACCCATGGCCTCAGCCATTCACGCTGAAAACGGACAACGGCTGCCTGCGACCTATGCTAACTTCCTGATTACCAACCATCAGGTACTGGTCCCCATATACGGGCAACCAGAAGACCAACAGGCATTGGATGTCATGCGGCAGGCATTCCCCGGCTATGAAATAGTCGGCGTAAATTGTCAGGTGCTGATTGAACAATATGGCAGTCTTCATTGCATCACCATGCAACTGCCCAAAGGTACGCTTCGCAGTTAA
- a CDS encoding DNA internalization-related competence protein ComEC/Rec2 has protein sequence MLYILLFWTSGILLGLFTVSFYWWLSFQIILCGILISTQFLKQKDIYLPSSFYICFFTFSLGVLVSSTAVQAGLRERVPASEAGQSIQLQIRVTAFPRKYDYYQSVTGKTLNLKYSKTLVFYWNDSDIKLLPGQRWAVTCMIKPPVSTLSPGAQDYRHVSFINHIDGQCSIKDARQISTVTGTWERLRVLVHERIYSMELAEPVRAFALAILTGDKVMFSPAQRVLFRNSQTQHLVVVSGLHLSMIFGMIYLISGWVLNGIGLVVRFPMLKFRLLLALGSAFVYAGICGFPVPTQRALIMMVIPALFFIFNRSQSWGLALGGAWIVVTAIDPLAILQPGTWLSFLAVTVLFCGLGFNHFLGGHWHARIMSFCTPQLLVFLGLSPLVMIISHSYNPFSVLVNLVAIPLVSFILLPLGFLMLLVSSWEPVFLYHLFSWGYTALQWVMQVGAVGVFSFTPSIVQLFCMSGMAVWLAGAKQLPGGGLLLCVCLVGMLVFQRQPDYPQHLQVTMLDVGQGQSIWVQRGIEGVLIDTGPGVSGGTGAYGRVVYPFLQSIDMTAPTSVVFSHDDSDHTSGLHMATETLQSLYWMTGEPDAIPFRGCRRGQTIVGQQLTISMLHPDDQFKYVGNNASCIVKIDTPDGCVLIPGDAGKDVEFRLVGLQREALRCDVLVAGHHGSRSSTSRQWLEAISPQLVLISAGAFNHFGHPHQQTLDNIEAEHIPWLSTRELSSVQITLNDHRLSYKPLKQPFFPWQGYINEIK, from the coding sequence ATGCTATACATACTTCTCTTTTGGACCAGTGGCATACTGCTTGGGCTGTTTACTGTTTCGTTTTACTGGTGGCTATCATTTCAGATTATTCTGTGCGGAATATTGATCTCTACCCAGTTTCTTAAGCAAAAAGACATATATTTACCTTCTTCGTTCTACATTTGTTTTTTTACGTTTTCTTTAGGTGTGCTCGTATCTTCAACGGCTGTGCAGGCTGGTCTGCGGGAGAGAGTTCCTGCTTCTGAGGCGGGCCAGTCAATTCAGCTGCAGATCAGGGTGACAGCATTTCCCAGAAAATATGATTACTATCAGTCTGTCACTGGCAAGACACTGAATCTCAAATATTCGAAAACGCTGGTGTTTTACTGGAATGACAGCGATATCAAATTGCTACCTGGCCAACGCTGGGCCGTCACATGCATGATAAAGCCACCTGTGAGTACATTGAGTCCGGGAGCTCAGGATTATAGGCATGTTTCGTTTATCAATCATATCGATGGCCAGTGCTCTATAAAAGATGCCCGGCAGATCTCAACGGTTACTGGCACATGGGAACGTTTGAGAGTACTGGTTCATGAGCGGATCTACTCTATGGAACTGGCAGAACCTGTCAGGGCATTTGCCCTAGCCATACTGACCGGCGATAAAGTCATGTTTAGCCCAGCTCAACGGGTGTTATTTCGAAATAGCCAGACTCAGCACCTGGTGGTTGTGTCTGGACTGCACCTGTCCATGATATTTGGCATGATATACCTGATATCCGGGTGGGTACTAAATGGAATCGGTCTGGTGGTTCGCTTTCCTATGCTCAAGTTTCGCCTGTTGTTGGCACTTGGCTCAGCATTTGTGTACGCCGGCATTTGTGGGTTCCCAGTGCCTACCCAGCGAGCATTGATTATGATGGTGATTCCAGCCTTATTTTTTATCTTCAACCGATCCCAATCCTGGGGACTGGCTCTGGGAGGTGCATGGATCGTTGTTACAGCGATAGATCCGCTGGCAATTCTTCAGCCGGGCACCTGGCTTTCCTTTCTTGCGGTAACCGTATTGTTCTGCGGTTTGGGGTTTAATCATTTTCTGGGTGGGCATTGGCATGCTCGAATAATGAGCTTTTGTACGCCTCAGTTGTTGGTGTTTTTAGGACTTAGCCCCTTGGTAATGATCATCAGTCATAGCTATAACCCTTTTTCTGTATTGGTTAACTTAGTGGCCATCCCACTGGTCAGTTTCATATTGTTGCCGCTTGGTTTTTTAATGCTGCTGGTTTCTTCATGGGAGCCAGTTTTTCTATATCACTTGTTCAGTTGGGGTTACACCGCTTTGCAATGGGTGATGCAAGTAGGGGCCGTTGGTGTTTTCTCCTTTACTCCCAGTATTGTCCAGTTGTTTTGTATGTCCGGAATGGCTGTGTGGCTGGCTGGCGCGAAGCAGCTGCCTGGTGGTGGTCTGCTGCTGTGTGTATGTCTTGTGGGAATGCTTGTATTTCAACGTCAACCCGATTATCCGCAGCATTTGCAAGTTACCATGCTTGATGTGGGGCAGGGACAGAGTATTTGGGTGCAGAGAGGGATTGAAGGAGTTTTGATCGATACCGGACCCGGAGTGTCTGGGGGGACAGGTGCCTACGGCAGGGTTGTATATCCATTTCTTCAAAGTATCGATATGACGGCGCCTACTTCAGTGGTTTTCTCTCATGATGACTCTGACCATACCTCGGGCCTGCACATGGCAACAGAAACGTTGCAGAGTCTATACTGGATGACCGGTGAGCCTGATGCCATTCCATTCCGGGGCTGTCGGCGCGGTCAGACTATTGTTGGCCAGCAACTGACGATATCTATGTTGCATCCTGATGATCAGTTTAAATATGTTGGCAACAATGCTTCATGTATCGTAAAAATAGATACTCCGGACGGATGTGTGTTAATTCCAGGTGATGCAGGTAAAGACGTGGAGTTCAGGTTGGTCGGGCTGCAGAGAGAAGCTCTAAGGTGCGATGTTCTGGTTGCAGGTCATCATGGCAGTCGTTCCTCAACATCGCGACAATGGCTTGAGGCCATTTCACCACAGCTGGTGTTGATCAGTGCTGGCGCATTTAATCATTTTGGTCACCCACACCAACAGACTCTCGACAATATTGAAGCTGAGCATATTCCCTGGCTGTCAACCCGTGAACTGAGTTCTGTGCAGATAACCTTGAATGATCATCGGCTCAGTTATAAGCCTCTAAAGCAGCCTTTCTTCCCATGGCAGGGCTATATCAATGAAATCAAATAG
- a CDS encoding ABC transporter ATP-binding protein, which yields MSNELQVVLECRNLSKEYSVGPERLKVLNGLSVVIRQGELVSVVGASGSGKTTLLNLLAGLDQSSDGEIFIAGHSLTRMGSRQRDQLRNRDMGFVFQFHHLLPEFTALENVILPAWLGGKQSEETYERGKLLLQQVGLGQRYHHKPSELSGGERQRVAIARSLINSPRLVLMDEPTGNLDEETAGQIRELIFELNQQVGTSFIIVTHSRELAQKTQIMYRLKDGRLEIVG from the coding sequence ATGAGTAACGAATTACAGGTCGTTTTGGAGTGCCGTAACCTCAGTAAAGAATACTCCGTTGGCCCTGAGCGTTTGAAGGTGCTTAATGGATTAAGCGTGGTGATTCGTCAGGGAGAATTGGTATCGGTTGTCGGAGCATCCGGCAGTGGGAAAACGACCCTACTGAATTTGCTTGCTGGGCTTGATCAGTCTTCGGATGGGGAGATATTCATTGCCGGTCATAGTCTTACTCGGATGGGGTCGCGCCAGCGAGACCAGTTGAGAAATCGTGACATGGGGTTTGTGTTTCAGTTCCATCATCTGTTACCTGAATTTACCGCTTTGGAGAATGTCATTCTGCCAGCATGGCTTGGTGGAAAACAAAGTGAAGAAACTTATGAGCGAGGAAAGCTATTATTGCAGCAGGTTGGTTTGGGACAGCGCTATCACCACAAACCATCGGAGCTGTCAGGTGGTGAACGTCAAAGGGTGGCTATCGCCCGTTCGCTGATCAATAGTCCTCGACTGGTACTGATGGATGAGCCTACCGGAAACCTGGATGAGGAAACTGCCGGCCAAATTCGTGAGTTAATTTTTGAACTGAATCAGCAGGTGGGAACCAGTTTTATCATCGTAACCCACAGTCGTGAATTGGCTCAGAAGACGCAAATTATGTATCGACTGAAAGATGGTCGTTTGGAGATAGTCGGCTAG
- a CDS encoding PilZ domain-containing protein has translation MEERREFFRIDDMAFVCGRRWNEQQLSIPEYFPEFKFLQLHGELRLLEQDALTTYQKIDDEHVKHLLDIQNRKIDVLSKYLLIKDLAQTGIEPQKIVISEGGIGFRGDMQFAAQETIAVAIIFTPSYLSLFAEATVVACNPSLDGGFYVHAEFFKIPESDRQRLARHLLAEQARQRNSR, from the coding sequence ATGGAAGAGCGTAGAGAGTTTTTCAGAATAGATGACATGGCATTTGTATGTGGCCGGCGCTGGAATGAACAGCAGTTGAGTATTCCTGAGTATTTCCCGGAATTTAAGTTCCTGCAGTTGCATGGAGAGCTTCGGCTACTGGAGCAAGATGCCTTAACAACGTATCAGAAGATCGATGATGAGCATGTCAAACACCTGCTGGACATCCAAAATCGAAAAATCGATGTACTCTCCAAGTACCTATTGATCAAAGACCTCGCTCAAACCGGTATCGAACCACAAAAGATAGTTATCAGCGAGGGCGGAATCGGTTTTCGCGGTGATATGCAATTTGCTGCACAGGAAACCATTGCCGTTGCTATCATATTTACCCCTAGCTATCTTTCACTATTTGCGGAAGCGACGGTTGTCGCCTGCAATCCGAGCCTTGATGGCGGCTTTTACGTTCACGCGGAATTTTTTAAAATTCCTGAATCTGACAGGCAAAGACTGGCCCGTCATCTACTGGCGGAACAAGCCAGACAGCGAAACAGTCGTTAA
- a CDS encoding lipoprotein-releasing ABC transporter permease subunit: MIKNIPLLIGLRYIRAKRRNHFISFISAVSMIGLVLGVMVLIIVMSVMNGFDREMQTRVLGMVPHGTISQTGGMSDWRSVMDKVAAAKDVEGVSPYIETQGLLSFESNTRGILIYGIAPETHRSVSIVGNHFIDGSLDDLKEGEFNIVLGEILARILGVGVGDKVTLMVPEVSVSIAGLTPRYKRFTVSGIFKVGAEMDSSLALINVFDAAKLLKMGNAVDGIRLKVDDLFKAREITWNIAMSLGGRYLVSDWTRTQGNLYKAIQMEKRMIALLLVMIVAVAAFNIVSSLVMLVQDKQGDIAILRTMGASQRQVMGVFMVQGTAIGLMGVAIGAVLGIIGALSIAEIIAGIEKLFHVKVLDGSVYFISYFPSELHLSDVLWITGLSFLLSFVATIYPSFRAARVSPAEALRYE, from the coding sequence ATGATAAAAAATATTCCGCTATTGATTGGTCTGCGATATATCCGGGCCAAACGTCGCAATCATTTCATTTCTTTTATTTCTGCTGTTTCCATGATCGGTTTGGTTCTTGGGGTTATGGTTCTGATTATTGTTATGTCTGTAATGAATGGCTTTGATCGTGAAATGCAGACCCGTGTCCTGGGGATGGTGCCCCATGGGACAATTTCTCAAACGGGCGGTATGTCCGATTGGCGAAGTGTGATGGATAAAGTCGCCGCAGCCAAAGATGTAGAAGGTGTTTCTCCATATATTGAGACACAAGGTCTGCTTTCGTTCGAATCAAATACTCGTGGGATTCTCATTTATGGTATTGCACCTGAGACCCACCGTTCTGTCTCTATTGTTGGGAACCACTTTATAGACGGTAGTCTTGATGATCTGAAAGAAGGGGAATTCAACATTGTTCTGGGGGAGATTCTGGCCAGGATTTTAGGTGTTGGTGTGGGCGATAAAGTAACGCTGATGGTGCCTGAGGTTTCAGTCTCTATTGCTGGTTTAACGCCACGTTACAAGCGTTTTACTGTTTCCGGCATCTTCAAGGTTGGGGCAGAAATGGATTCCAGTCTGGCGCTGATTAATGTATTCGACGCTGCCAAGTTGCTTAAAATGGGTAATGCAGTTGATGGTATCCGTCTTAAGGTAGATGACTTGTTTAAGGCACGTGAGATCACTTGGAATATAGCGATGTCTTTGGGGGGCCGTTATCTGGTCAGTGATTGGACCAGAACTCAGGGTAATCTATACAAGGCCATTCAAATGGAAAAACGTATGATTGCTTTGTTGTTGGTGATGATCGTGGCAGTAGCTGCATTCAATATCGTGAGTTCGCTTGTCATGCTGGTTCAGGATAAACAGGGAGATATCGCAATTTTACGAACAATGGGAGCCAGTCAGCGTCAGGTCATGGGGGTGTTCATGGTTCAAGGAACTGCAATTGGCTTGATGGGGGTTGCCATTGGCGCAGTGCTAGGCATTATCGGAGCGTTATCTATTGCCGAAATCATTGCCGGCATTGAAAAGCTGTTCCATGTTAAGGTGCTTGATGGTTCCGTCTATTTTATCAGTTACTTTCCTTCCGAATTGCATTTAAGTGATGTTTTATGGATCACAGGTTTGTCTTTTCTGCTGAGCTTTGTAGCGACCATTTATCCGTCATTTCGGGCGGCCAGGGTATCGCCGGCGGAGGCACTGAGATATGAGTAA
- a CDS encoding KdsC family phosphatase: MNNTNLDIKLVVFDVDGVLTDGSLYYSENGECIKRFNVKDGVGLKLLQDKGIAVAIVSAKESEPLSRRISDLGIKHFYPGSKDKLATVHGIAQQLNISMHQVAMVGDDMVDLNVMRVCGLSIAPADAYVRVKSQVDWITEAKGGEGVAREVADRILSLYYDLDEIYQLTTTEYFERKR, translated from the coding sequence ATGAACAACACAAATTTGGATATCAAGCTGGTGGTCTTTGATGTTGATGGTGTGCTAACAGATGGAAGTTTGTATTACTCTGAAAATGGAGAATGCATAAAGCGCTTTAACGTTAAAGATGGGGTTGGTTTGAAGCTACTGCAAGACAAAGGTATTGCTGTCGCTATTGTATCTGCCAAAGAATCTGAACCGCTAAGTCGTCGTATAAGCGATCTAGGTATTAAACATTTTTATCCTGGATCAAAGGACAAACTTGCGACTGTCCATGGAATAGCACAACAACTGAATATCTCCATGCATCAGGTGGCGATGGTCGGAGATGATATGGTGGATCTAAATGTGATGCGTGTATGTGGGCTTTCGATAGCGCCAGCTGATGCATACGTCAGAGTGAAATCTCAGGTGGATTGGATAACTGAGGCGAAAGGCGGAGAAGGAGTCGCTAGAGAGGTAGCCGACAGAATTCTGAGTTTATATTACGATCTTGACGAAATTTATCAGTTAACGACGACAGAATACTTTGAAAGAAAACGCTGA
- the dinG gene encoding ATP-dependent DNA helicase DinG, with the protein MLADEIKAEIQSSYSEFLRNKSLRPRYGQKLMIATVARALSSIEVNDKQLRINEAGIAVVEAGTGTGKTVAYVLASLPMARAFNKTLVISTATITLQNQIIEKDLPDILKHSGLQFSFGLAKGRGRYLCLTKLENAMQAQAGVLATLPLFEDRLTEDQKAQQLMEKMLQQYAVMEWSGDRDEWPESIDDNLWHHLTATHRECSNRRCPQFKNCAYFKARQAIEDVDIVVANHDLVLADLALGGGAVLPAPQDSVYVFDEGHHLADKALGHFSASTDIKGCLQWLDQWRKTMRRIEKELVQAESLRKVYGQAEQYMSEAEARLKDLWLVVVQIASFAELKSGQDDVPIYRFVDGKIPDHIKDLTAALQIIFSSLLAGFERINKALKDGLAGENNEINKEEAERWFSIVGNYHQRCEAHFALFRSFSMDDVEGAVPYARWLEQRFVGNQEDVRLQSSPILASRTLERELWQPAFAAIVTSATLTAANKFDRLRMQSGLPDWATYEKVPSPFRYAEVARFVVPANCPDASHPANHTRAIVELLPELIHRQSGSLVLFSSRRQMNEVVERLPVDMLEICHIQDKASRSELIRRHKERIDEDRPSCLIGLASFAEGVDLPGKYLETVIIAKLPFATPDDPIDAALAEWIEKRGGNPFMQITLPDACLKLVQASGRLIRTEADKGDIYLLDNRVLTKRYGKLLLDSLPPFRLQLN; encoded by the coding sequence ATGCTGGCGGACGAAATCAAAGCTGAAATTCAGTCAAGTTATTCTGAGTTTTTGAGAAACAAGAGTCTCAGGCCTCGATATGGGCAGAAATTAATGATTGCCACTGTTGCCCGTGCTCTCTCCAGTATTGAGGTCAATGATAAGCAATTGCGCATCAATGAAGCCGGAATTGCAGTGGTTGAAGCAGGAACCGGCACTGGTAAGACGGTTGCCTACGTTCTGGCGTCGTTACCAATGGCGCGGGCGTTCAATAAAACTCTGGTGATATCGACCGCGACAATTACTCTACAAAATCAGATTATCGAAAAAGATCTGCCTGATATTCTGAAACATTCCGGACTGCAGTTCAGTTTTGGTCTCGCAAAAGGGAGAGGGCGGTATTTGTGTCTAACCAAGTTGGAGAATGCAATGCAGGCACAGGCCGGTGTGCTGGCCACTTTGCCATTGTTTGAAGACCGGTTAACGGAAGATCAAAAGGCTCAACAGCTAATGGAAAAGATGCTGCAACAATATGCCGTCATGGAATGGTCAGGGGATCGAGACGAATGGCCGGAAAGCATTGATGACAACCTTTGGCATCATTTGACCGCTACTCACAGAGAGTGCAGTAATCGCAGGTGTCCACAGTTTAAAAACTGTGCTTATTTTAAGGCTCGTCAGGCGATTGAAGATGTTGATATTGTTGTCGCAAACCACGACCTCGTGCTGGCTGATCTGGCGTTGGGCGGCGGCGCGGTTCTACCTGCACCTCAGGATTCAGTTTATGTATTTGATGAGGGGCATCACTTAGCAGATAAGGCACTGGGGCATTTTTCAGCTTCAACGGATATAAAAGGTTGTCTGCAATGGTTGGATCAGTGGCGCAAAACTATGCGTCGTATCGAAAAAGAGCTGGTGCAGGCCGAAAGTCTACGCAAAGTTTATGGACAGGCTGAGCAGTACATGTCAGAAGCTGAAGCTAGGTTAAAGGATTTATGGTTAGTAGTGGTTCAGATTGCCAGCTTTGCAGAGTTAAAATCCGGCCAGGATGATGTGCCGATCTATCGGTTTGTAGATGGTAAGATTCCGGATCATATTAAAGATCTCACCGCCGCCCTACAAATCATTTTCTCATCTCTTTTGGCTGGTTTTGAGCGTATCAACAAAGCTTTAAAAGATGGACTGGCTGGTGAAAATAATGAAATTAACAAGGAAGAAGCTGAGCGTTGGTTTTCCATTGTCGGAAATTATCACCAGCGCTGTGAAGCGCATTTTGCATTATTTCGTTCCTTTAGTATGGATGATGTCGAAGGGGCCGTACCTTATGCCCGTTGGTTGGAACAGCGCTTCGTTGGAAACCAGGAAGACGTTCGATTGCAGTCCTCACCGATACTCGCAAGCCGAACCCTGGAGCGTGAGTTATGGCAGCCTGCATTTGCGGCAATAGTAACTTCGGCAACACTGACAGCTGCAAATAAATTTGACCGTTTGCGAATGCAGTCAGGGCTACCGGATTGGGCCACTTATGAAAAAGTGCCTAGTCCTTTTCGATACGCGGAGGTGGCGAGGTTTGTGGTGCCAGCGAACTGTCCGGATGCCAGTCATCCTGCCAATCACACGCGGGCTATCGTGGAATTATTGCCAGAACTGATTCATCGCCAATCGGGTTCTTTAGTGCTGTTCTCGTCTCGCAGACAAATGAATGAGGTGGTCGAAAGGTTACCTGTTGATATGCTGGAGATTTGTCATATTCAAGATAAAGCTTCAAGATCCGAGTTGATTCGTCGGCATAAAGAAAGAATTGACGAAGATCGTCCATCCTGTTTGATTGGGCTGGCCAGTTTTGCAGAGGGTGTTGACCTTCCAGGTAAGTATCTGGAAACCGTTATTATTGCCAAGTTGCCTTTTGCCACACCTGACGACCCTATTGACGCGGCATTGGCCGAGTGGATTGAAAAGCGCGGTGGTAATCCTTTTATGCAAATCACTCTGCCTGATGCCTGTCTGAAGTTGGTCCAGGCTTCTGGTCGTTTGATCAGAACCGAGGCAGATAAGGGAGACATCTATCTGTTGGATAATCGTGTGCTGACAAAGCGATACGGCAAACTGCTGCTGGACTCACTGCCTCCGTTCAGATTGCAATTGAACTGA
- the kdsA gene encoding 3-deoxy-8-phosphooctulonate synthase, which translates to MTQKTIKIQNIEVSNDKPFVLFGGINVLESRDLALKSAESYVEVTTELGIPYVFKASFDKANRSSINSFRGPGLEEGLKILQEVKETFNVPVITDIHEPYQAAPVAEVADVIQLPAFLSRQTDLVKAMAATKAVINIKKAQFLAPEEMRHILHKCEEGGNDQLILCERGSSFGYNNLVVDMLGFGIMKQFSYPVIFDVTHSLQRPGGRSDSAGGRRQQVTELARAGIAQKIAGLFLEAHPDPEHAKCDGPSAIPLKQLKPFLNQLKQLDDLIKSFPDLDTL; encoded by the coding sequence ATGACACAGAAGACGATAAAAATTCAGAATATTGAAGTAAGCAATGATAAACCATTCGTTTTGTTTGGTGGAATTAATGTTCTTGAATCGAGAGATTTAGCTCTGAAAAGCGCAGAAAGTTATGTGGAAGTTACGACGGAGCTTGGTATCCCCTACGTCTTTAAGGCATCATTTGATAAAGCCAATCGCTCATCCATTAATTCTTTTCGGGGTCCAGGCCTGGAAGAAGGACTCAAAATACTGCAGGAAGTTAAAGAGACTTTTAATGTTCCCGTAATTACCGATATTCACGAACCCTACCAGGCAGCTCCTGTCGCAGAAGTTGCTGATGTCATTCAATTACCCGCATTTTTATCCAGACAAACCGATCTGGTAAAGGCCATGGCAGCCACCAAAGCTGTTATTAACATTAAAAAGGCACAATTTCTTGCGCCTGAGGAAATGCGCCATATTTTGCATAAATGTGAAGAAGGCGGAAATGATCAATTGATTCTGTGTGAACGCGGCAGCAGCTTTGGCTACAACAATCTGGTAGTGGACATGCTGGGCTTTGGAATCATGAAACAGTTTAGTTACCCTGTTATCTTCGATGTTACTCATTCACTACAACGGCCGGGAGGACGTAGTGATTCTGCAGGCGGAAGACGCCAACAGGTAACAGAACTTGCCCGAGCCGGAATTGCGCAAAAAATAGCGGGCTTGTTCCTTGAAGCTCACCCTGACCCGGAACATGCCAAATGCGATGGTCCATCTGCAATTCCGTTGAAGCAATTAAAGCCTTTCCTAAACCAGCTCAAACAACTTGATGACCTGATTAAGTCATTCCCAGATCTAGACACTTTGTAA
- a CDS encoding DUF2062 domain-containing protein, whose amino-acid sequence MPRRILKRWFPNSKSIRESKSFKFLGNMLHEPGLWHLNRRSVAKAFFIGLFVSMLPIPSQMIVAGLFAIWLNANLPISVSLVWITNPLTMAPIFYFNYLLGNWILRSPVKLEKFHLSVEWMVKQMEAIWWPLLTGSIIIGIISGILGAAFINAFWHWHVRRSWAKRKLRHKH is encoded by the coding sequence ATGCCCAGGCGAATACTAAAGCGTTGGTTTCCCAATTCAAAGTCCATAAGGGAAAGCAAGTCGTTTAAGTTTCTCGGAAACATGTTACATGAGCCCGGACTATGGCACTTGAACAGACGCTCAGTGGCGAAAGCTTTCTTTATTGGTCTGTTCGTATCAATGTTACCGATACCTTCACAGATGATTGTGGCAGGCCTGTTTGCTATCTGGCTGAACGCCAATCTACCTATTTCTGTCTCATTGGTATGGATCACCAATCCATTGACCATGGCACCCATCTTTTACTTTAACTACCTGCTAGGAAACTGGATCCTGCGCTCTCCTGTTAAACTGGAGAAATTTCACCTTTCGGTAGAATGGATGGTGAAGCAAATGGAGGCAATCTGGTGGCCATTACTGACAGGCTCAATAATTATCGGGATTATTTCAGGAATATTAGGCGCAGCATTTATAAACGCCTTCTGGCACTGGCATGTCAGAAGGAGTTGGGCAAAGCGCAAGCTACGCCATAAACACTAG